The genomic window GGAAGGTGAGAGACGGAACCAAATTCTCTTAAAACTACAGAACCCTCATCATCTAAAACTAACCATGTAATACCACAATTATAACTTGAAAATCGTAACCATGCAAATAAAGGAATTTGTAGAGCCCTACACAAGAAATATCTAATTACATTTCCATGACATATTACTAATTGATATTCATCTTCATCACCACTAggtttataaaaataagttTCATAAgctttatttattcttttattatcttctttaattttttgaGCATCAAATTTTGAATGTCTTGGAAGAGGATCAGGTAAATAAGGGGTTCCTTCATTTAAATTTGGatcatttattaaattagCATCAGGAAAATATTTACTTATAATATTAGCAGTTTCTTTAGCTCTTATCATATCTGAATGATAAATAACACtaacttttttattatttaaaatatcttttaattttttacCAGTTATATCAGCTTGTTTACATCCTTCTTTAGTTAAACGTTTAGAAGTCTCATCATCTTTATATCTTCTTTCATATTGTCCATGTCTAActaatataatatgtttcgttgtattctttttatcttttttaccttcttttttttctttcttttgaaaaaattttatatttggattataataataatcatatttaCGATTCCACTTATAAAGTACGAATTTCTCATATGCATAAGTCAAAGCTATTGATAAGGATAATGACGTA from Plasmodium gaboni strain SY75 chromosome Unknown, whole genome shotgun sequence includes these protein-coding regions:
- a CDS encoding phosphoglucomutase-2 — translated: KRRFSETKQNIQIKYIKENKKKYVFYTAVTSLSLSIALTYAYEKFVLYKWNRKYDYYYNPNIKFFQKKEKKEGKKDKKNTTKHIILVRHGQYERRYKDDETSKRLTKEGCKQADITGKKLKDILNNKKVSVIYHSDMIRAKETANIISKYFPDANLINDPNLNEGTPYLPDPLPRHSKFDAQKIKEDNKRINKAYETYFYKPSGDEDEYQLVICHGNVIRYFLCRALQIPLFAWLRFSSYNCGITWLVLDDEGSVVLREFGSVSHLPFESVTYF